One genomic segment of Oncorhynchus masou masou isolate Uvic2021 chromosome 16, UVic_Omas_1.1, whole genome shotgun sequence includes these proteins:
- the tmem200a gene encoding transmembrane protein 200A — protein sequence MISAGGVITGHLAALKRQDSARSQHHLPIQSPAPGEAQEKRRAKRKPRADVVVVRGKIRFYSASGFFLILGVLILLMGIAMAVLGYWPHREDLVAANAKLSTNDTRVTQEESGTLAQFFEQHLHSEKMKMLGPFTMGIGIFIFICANAILHENRDRETKVIHMRDMYSTVIDIHSLRIKEHKYMNGAYSGSYGEHEVRTYENQCASKLAANTLLGFPSMGNNVRVSRRASSTEDEEGLLNEAKGGHGLLPSLYRERSGSIFGLQHEGSRHRDEKSSFPKRCQTRSIVSSSISAFTLPVIKLNNCVIDEPDMDNITEDLEHIRVRSRPPSVESLAVPVPADIAKAYKPPDVMLLRSNSATESHSFSSSHSSLSPGSASGRYLSPGAARKDFGSNNSLHMLSSHSKSLDLDRRPTTLTVKPEQRKHPSWPRLDRSNSKGYMKLENKEDPMDRLQLPQVAVKQDYTKKEKLLMISRSHNNLSFEHDKQFMNNTMKRGSSETRF from the coding sequence ATGATTTCAGCTGGTGGAGTGATTACGGGCCACCTTGCTGCGCTGAAGAGGCAGGACTCGGCCCGCTCCCAACACCACCTGCCCATCCAGTCCCCAGCCCCAGGAGAGgcccaggagaagaggagggccaAGCGTAAACCCAGAGCCGACGTAGTGGTGGTCAGGGGAAAGATCCGCTTCTACTCTGCCTCTGGGTTCTTCCTCATCCTGGGTGTATTGATCCTGCTGATGGGCATCGCCATGGCCGTGCTGGGCTACTGGCCACACAGAGAGGATCTCGTAGCGGCCAACGCCAAGCTATCCACCAACGACACCAGGGTGACCCAGGAGGAAAGCGGTACACTGGCCCAGTTCTTTGAGCAGCACCTGCACTCTGAGAAGATGAAGATGCTGGGCCCCTTCACCATGGGTATCGGTATCTTCATCTTCATCTGTGCCAATGCCATCCTGCACGAAAACAGGGACCGGGAGACCAAGGTGATCCACATGAGAGACATGTACTCCACCGTCATCGACATCCACAGCCTGAGGATCAAAGAGCACAAGTACATGAATGGGGCCTACTCCGGCTCTTATGGGGAGCATGAGGTCAGGACCTATGAGAACCAGTGTGCCTCCAAGCTTGCTGCTAACACCCTGCTAGGGTTCCCCAGCATGGGGAACAATGTGAGGGTGTCTCGCAGGGCCAGCTCTACGGAGGACGAGGAGGGCCTTCTCAACGAGGCCAAAGGGGGGCATGGTCTCCTGCCTTCACTCTACAGAGAGCGCTCTGGCTCCATCTTTGGTCTGCAGCATGAGGGCAGCCGCCACAGGGACGAGAAGAGCAGCTTCCCCAAGAGATGCCAGACCAGGTCAATCGTCTCGTCCTCGATCAGCGCTTTCACCCTGCCCGTTATCAAGCTCAACAACTGTGTGATCGACGAGCCTGACATGGACAACATCACAGAGGACCTGGAGCACATTCGGGTTAGGTCCCGACCTCCCTCTGTGGAGTCCCTGGCTGTGCCTGTCCCGGCGGACATTGCCAAAGCCTACAAACCTCCCGACGTCATGCTCCTCAGGAGTAACTCAGCCACAGAGTCCCACTCCTTCTCGTCCTCTCATAGCTCTCTGTCCCCAGGCTCTGCCAGTGGGAGGTACCTGTCCCCCGGGGCTGCCCGCAAGGACTTCGGCTCCAACAACTCCCTCCACATGCTGTCTTCTCACTCTAAGTCTCTGGACCTGGATCGAAGGCCCACCACCCTAACAGTGAAGCCAGAGCAGAGGAAACATCCCAGCTGGCCTCGGCTAGACCGCAGCAATAGTAAAGGCTACATGAAGCTGGAGAACAAGGAGGATCCTATGGACAGACTGCAGCTGCCCCAGGTAGCAGTCAAGCAGGATTACACCAAGAAAGAGAAACTGCTCATGATCTCCAGGTCACACAATAACCTCAGCTTTGAACACGATAAGCAGTTCATGAACAACACTATGAAACGAGGGAGCTCTGAGACCAGGTTTTAA